A window of Bombus vancouverensis nearcticus unplaced genomic scaffold, iyBomVanc1_principal scaffold0027, whole genome shotgun sequence genomic DNA:
GCACCTGTGCTTCAGATGCGGCGAACCAGGCTACAAGGCGAGAGCATGCACTACTGCGAGCCCGAAATGCCTGCTCTGCGAGGCGCTTGGAACACCGTCGGTGCACAGGATGGGGGGACCGGCCTGCGCCCCctcgaagaaaggaacgaaaggagCCGCCCGCGGATCCACGGCTGCATGAGGCAGCGAGAAAGGCTCCCCTTCGCAAAGCGACCCTAAGCCCGCGAACAAGGAGGTAGGCACGGAGGAAGCCACAAACAAGGAAAGAACACCAAAGAACTGAGAATGCGCATCCTCCAGACTAACCTGCGAAGGTCAAGGCGAGCACAAGACCTGCTCCACCAAACCATCCGGGAGAGCACGGTCGCCCTAGCGGTGGTGGCGGAACCGTACAGAGTTCTGGATGCCCCGGAGTCGGTCGGAGACACGGACAGAATGGTTGCCGTCACCTGGACATCAACGCCCGGGGCGTTCGCCCACGGAGCCCTGCTGGAACGCGGCAACGGATACGCCGCGGTCGAGTGGGCAGGGATGATGGTGGTGGGGGTGTACGTGTCACCTAACAGCGGACTGGCAGCGTTCGAGGAATTCCTAGACGGAGTTGGCGACTGCGTCAGGCGACGACTCCCCCGACAAGTGCTCGTCCTGGGAGACTTCAACGCGCACTTCACGGAATGGGGGAACGCCAGGACCAACGCGCGCGGCCGCACGCTATCAAACTGGGCCGCGGGACTTGGACTTCTGTTAGTGAACAGGGGCTCGACCAGTACCTGCGTGACGTGCAGAGGGAGCCCATTGTTGACATAACATGGGCCTCCCCCGAGGCATTCAGGCGGAGCTCAGGCTGCAGAGTGGCCCAAGGGGTCGAGACGCTgtcggaccacctctacatattcatggaggtggacgcacctggacctggaatgccgacgacaaacgacgggcacggcccgccgagggggaggcgcgcgcgcccaccgcccagatggaaaataaaagaaaggaatgaagatctactccgagcggctgctatagcaacagcttggagctgggaggcctcgacaacgacgaccgaagcagacgtggaagaggaggccgagaacctccgccaagccacgacaacaatctgcgac
This region includes:
- the LOC117164029 gene encoding uncharacterized protein LOC117164029, whose protein sequence is MRILQTNLRRSRRAQDLLHQTIRESTVALAVVAEPYRVLDAPESVGDTDRMVAVTWTSTPGAFAHGALLERGNGYAAVEWAGMMVVGVYVSPNSGLAAFEEFLDGVGDCVRRRLPRQVLVLGDFNAHFTEWGNARTNARGRTLSNWAAGLGLLLVNRGSTSTCVTCRGSPLLT